CCATGCTTCACGGACCGGTCTGCCGAGAGGGGGCGACTCGTGCTGCAGCATCTTGATCGCGGCTCGGTTGCAGGTCAGCACACGGCTCTGCTCGTCGACCGAGACGACGCCGGCGGCGACGTTGTCGAGAACCGCGGCCACTAGGGCCCGCTCGTCGTCGAGGCGGGTGTTGGTGGCGATCAGCTCTTCCTTGTTGCGGCGCAGATCCTGGGTCATGCGGTTGAAGGACTGGACCAGGACACCCAGTTCGTCGTCGGCGGGAACTTGTACGACGTAGTCGAGATCGCCCTCCGAGAGTCTGCGGGTGGCTTCGGCGACGGCCTCGATCGGGACCGTGATGCGGCGCGCGACATATAGGCCCACCCAGGAAGTGGATAGGAGGACGACCAGGGTGACCAGCAGAAAGAGCAGGCGATAGGTCGCCTTGATGTCGCCCTTCTGCACTTCGATCTGCCGATAGCCCTGATGGGCTTGAATCAGTTGGGCACTGGGCTCGGCCAGCTCGGGCGGAATTCTCTCGGCGGCCACTACTAGGATCCGCCCCTCGGTGCCGGGTTCGCCGCCGGCGAGACCGACGAGGACCAGGCGCGCGGAACCCTGGGCCAGGGTCATGGTCTCTTGGCCGCTTCGTAGCGTGTCCACGAGGAAGCGGTGCCCGGTCTCCGGCAGGTTTGTCAGACCCGATTGCGGCAGTACGACTCCATGAACGAAGTTGGTGTCCGCATAGACGCCCAGATAGTCGATCTCGAGCTCGGTCAGGAGCCGCTGCACCCGGCGCGCGAGAACCGGACGCCGATCCGAGTTGAGTAGGTCCAGGGTGTCGATCTCGGCTAGGGCCCGACGCGCGCGCCACTGGGTCTCGTCTTCGATTCGGCGGTTGAGCTCTTCCGCAACCACCGATCCCTGCTCGACCACTCCCTTGATCGAGCCCTCGTCGAACCAGGTGTCGATCCATCCTTGGAGCAACTGGCTACCGTAGACGAACAGAAGCAGCCCGGGGACCAGGGCGAGCAGGATGTAGGTCGAGACGAGCTTGGTCTTGAGCTTGGAGCCGAAGATGCGGTGATGGCGCTCCACGGCCAGTTTGAACAGATTCCGGAACAGAACGAACAGGATTACCAGAATCAACAAGAGGTTGATGTACCAGAGAACGAACAGCAGAAGCTTGTTCGTGGCGAGCTCGGGAGCCGTGCTGCGGATGATCAGGTAGTAGATCGACGAAAGAACGGCGAGGACCGCGACCAGTCCGCCCGCGATCCAGCGCCCGTCCTTGAAATAGCGCTGAACTCGATCGGAGATCGCTTCGTCGGTCATCGGTTCAGCGCGGGATCTGGAACTTCCTGGTTTCGGCCCAGTCGGTCTTGAGCGTCGTCGGGATCAGCGAGAAGAGATTCTTCGAGCCCACCTCCGCGCGCACGCGTACGACCAGCCTCTTGCGAGTTTCGATGTCGGCCAGGCTGAACGCAAGCACCCGGTCGAATCTCGTCATGGCTCGGCGTAACTCGTCGAGATCGCGCACCGTCCGGCTCTCCACGAGCTCGCCGTTGCGCTTGTAGTTGACCAGATAGTCGCGGGTCACCGCGTTGTACATGGCCACTACCTGGAGTCTGGAGCTGGCATAGTTGCGATCGAACCACCACCAACGCCTCTGCTCCTTGCCGAGTTTGAACTCGAAGTCGAATCCGGTGGGAAGTCCGCTCTGAATGCGGCTCAGAAGCTCGTCGTCGAAGGTGATGTCGAGATGAAACGACAGGTGAGCCTCCGCACCTTCGAGGGCCAGGCTGAGGTCCGCGATGCTTGCCTTGTCGCCGGGCTGGGCCGCGAACGCCAGGGCGAGGCCGAGAAGTCCGGAAACGAGCCTCATCCCGCGAGACTGTAGCACTTCCGGCTGACCCTACGGATAGACTGCCGGGCGATGCCTCGATCGACGGAGCGACGCCTGGTCGCGGAAAACCGCCGCGCACGACGTGACTACGAGCTTCTGGAAAAGATGGAAGCCGGGATCGCGCTCAAAGGCACCGAAGTCAAGTCGATTCGGGCCGGCAAGGTGCAGCTCAAGGACAGCTACGTCGAGATCCGGAACGGAGACGCCTATCTCGTGGGAGCGCACATCTCGCCCTACAGCCACGGCAACCTGCAGAATCACGATCCCGAGCGGCCGCGCCGGCTGCTGCTCAAGCGCCGGGAGATCGATCGCATCTTCGGTAAGACGACCATCCAGGGTCTGACCTGCGTGCCGCTGTCGGTCTATTTCAAAGGCAATCTGATCAAGCTCGAGGTCGCTATCGCTCGCGGCAAGAAGCTCTACGACAAACGCCAGGCGGAGAAGAAGAAGCGCATGGACGCCGAGGCCGAGGAGGCGATCCGGGGTGGAAGGCGCTAGGAGACGTTCACCATCGGTCGACACCCTTCGCTTCGCTCGAGGGCAAGCGGAGGTCGACCGCTACAAAGCCGCCCGCTAGCTGGCCGCGGCCGAGCGCTTCTTGCGACCGCCGGTATCCCTGATTCGGTCGAGCGCCGTCTGACCGCCGTAGGTCTCTACGATCCGGTCGTCGTACTCGTCCGAGACATTGGCCACAGCGGCTATCGTCCCGAGGAGATTCTTGCGGTCGATCGAGCGGCCGAAGATCGACTGAGAGAAAAAGATGTCTTTTCCGACCAGAGAGAACGCGCCGATCGGCAACTCGTGGTTGAGCTCCAGGAGGCCGAGGAGCAGGTTTTCTCCCAGAATAACGCCCTGGACGCAGTAGGCGGTTACCTCGACCGTGGTTTCCTCGGGTCCATACGGTTCGACCGAGATCTCCAGGACGGTGCTGCCGTAGCCGACGTAGAAGTGCGCGTTGTCTTCGTCCAGGTAGGGTGCGTCGAAAAGCTCGCCCAGGATCTCGCCGACTCGGTTGTGGGTCTCTTCGTGATGGCTGTGTTGGAATTGCATCCCGTTTTGCTCCTTCGCGTCCCACTGTAACAACTCTGGTGGTCCCGAGGAGAACTGATTGACAGCGTCGTTTCGCTTCAAATAGGGTCGCGAAGGAAAAATGGGCTTGAGGCTGAGGGAGGTTCCTCGAGCGTGGGAAGACGAGCGATGCTGAGCGGTTTCAATACGCACCGTGCGATGTCCGGGGTGGTTCTTTCGCTACTCTGGGCGGCGCCCGTCCACGGCGCCGGCTTCGGTATCTTCCAGCAGGGGGCCAAGGCCATGGGAATGGCCGGTGCGTTTACCGCCCAGGCGGACGATCCATCGGCAATGTTCCACAACGTCGGCGGGCTCGCGCACCAGAAGAAGCGGGCCTTTCAGCTCGGCGTCACCTTCATCACGGTGAGCTCGAGCGATTTTGTCGGCGCGGCACCCGGGGCGGCGGCCGGGACGAGGGCGGAATCGGAGTCGCTGTTCAAAGTGCCTCCACATTTCTACTGGGTCGAGCCGCTTGGCGAGCGCTGGACGTTCGGCTTGGCGGTGAACTCTCCCTTCGGACTTACTAGCGAGTGGCGGGGCGACGAGTTCGCCGGGCGCTTTCTCAGCCGAAAGGCCTCGTTGGAGACGGTGGATTTCAACCCGAATCTGGCCTGGAAGGCATCCGACCAGCTGGGCGTTGGTTTCGGACTCATTGCCCGGTTTTCCGAAGTCGAGCTGATTCGCAACATACCGAGCTTCGATCCGGCGTCGGGCCAGGTGGTAGACGTTGCCGAGATCACGATGACCGGTGACTTCGAGAGCGGTTACGGCTACCAGGTGGGCCTTTCCAGCCACCCCAACAACAGTTGGTCTTGGGGCCTGTCGTACCGCAGCAAGATCGAGATCGACTACGGCGGGGACGGCCGCTTCCGGCAGATTCCTACGTCGAATCCGGCGCTCGACGCGTTGATAGCGGCGACAATCCCGTTCGGTCAAGATCTCCCAATCACCACGGCCATCGAGTTCCCGGACATGGCCAGTCTCGGTATCGCCGTCAGAACCTCGGGGCAATGGCTGGTGGAGCTGGATCTCAATTGGACCGGCTGGAGCAGCCTGGAGGCCTATGAGATCGATTTCACCGGGCTTCCGGTGTTTTCGACGGTCCTGCCGCAGAGCTGGGAGGATGCTTACAACTACCGTTTGGGGATGAGCCGAGCGGGTGCTCGTGGCTCGGAATGGCGGTTCGGCGTTTCCTTCGACGAGACGCCGCAGCCGCTGACGACACTCGATCCGATCCTGCCAGACGGCGACCAGTCGGCGGTCACGGTTGGCTACGGGTTTCGGAGTCGCTCTGCGATGGTGGACCTGGCGCTGATGTACGTTGAGATCGGCAAGCGAACCACCCGGGTCAACATCAACGACTACAATGGCACCTACGAGAGCACAGGCCTGCTTTTCGCCTCGACGGTCAGCTGGTAGTAGGCTAGTTCGATGAGAAGCACGCGGACCGCGGGTGCGTATCTCGCCGCAGTTCTTCTTGCCGGGCTTCCCGGACCGTCGGCAGCCGCCTCGGTAGACCTGAGCCGCTATGTCGCTATGGGAGATGGTTTGACTGCAGGCTTCGCCGCGGGTTGCCTTCACCAGGATCTCCAACTCGGTGGCTATGCCCGATGGATCGCCAGGCAGGCCCGCGGCACCGAGGGGCCGTTCGAACAGCCGTTGATGACCGATCCCGGGATTCCGGCGGCGATCCAGGTCGGGGCCGCCCCGGAACATACTCTCGCTCCCAGATCGGGCCTGGGCTCGCCCATCAACCTGACCTTGCCGAGACCGTACGACAACCTCTCCGTGCCCGGCGCCGGGGTGGGGGATGTGCTACGCACTCTGACGGATGGTGGCGGCCTACATGACCTGGTGCTGAGGGGAATCGGGACTCAGCTCGAGCAGGCCCTGCTGCTGGAGCCGACCTTCGTCAGCCTCTGGATCGGCGCGAGTGACGCCCTCAGAGCGGCGGTTTCGGGGGTTGTTCTGGATGGCGTGACCCTGACGCCGGCGGACCGGTTTTCGGCCGATTTCAACAGCATCGTCCAGTCCCTGGCAGCCGGCGGCGTCCAGGCGGGGGTCGTGGCGACCATCCCGCGCGTCACCAACCTGCCCTACCTGACCGCGATCGCGCCGATTTCCATCGACCCTGAGACCGGTGTGCCCTTGGAACTCGACGGCGAGCAGGTCCCCCTGATGGGCTCGGACGGACCCCTGGGGGTCGGTGACTTCGTCCTGCTGACGGCTTCGCCTCTTCTCGCTCGCGGCGATGGCGTGCCGGCGAGCCTGGGCGGCTCGGGACTCCCGCTTCCGGACCAAGTCGTGCTCAGCCGCATCGAGGCGCAGCAGATCAACAACCGCATCGAAGAATACAATCGAGTGATTCGGCGGGCCGCCGCCGGCGCAGGCTTCGCCGTGGCCGACATCGCGGCGCTGTACGACGAGTGGCGCCACTCGGGTGTCAGGGTCGGTGCCGAACGCTTTACCAGCGACTATCTGGCGGGTGGACTGTTTTCGCTGGATGGCGTGCATCCTTCGCCACTCGGACATGCGCTGCTGGCGGACGCCTTCATCGAGGCGATCAATAGCACCTACGGCTCGGAAATCCCGGCTCTGCCTCTTGCCGCGGTCGCTTCGGCGAAGCGCGGCGCCCGCCTGGATAGCGATGCGGCG
This sequence is a window from bacterium. Protein-coding genes within it:
- a CDS encoding HAMP domain-containing protein → MTDEAISDRVQRYFKDGRWIAGGLVAVLAVLSSIYYLIIRSTAPELATNKLLLFVLWYINLLLILVILFVLFRNLFKLAVERHHRIFGSKLKTKLVSTYILLALVPGLLLFVYGSQLLQGWIDTWFDEGSIKGVVEQGSVVAEELNRRIEDETQWRARRALAEIDTLDLLNSDRRPVLARRVQRLLTELEIDYLGVYADTNFVHGVVLPQSGLTNLPETGHRFLVDTLRSGQETMTLAQGSARLVLVGLAGGEPGTEGRILVVAAERIPPELAEPSAQLIQAHQGYRQIEVQKGDIKATYRLLFLLVTLVVLLSTSWVGLYVARRITVPIEAVAEATRRLSEGDLDYVVQVPADDELGVLVQSFNRMTQDLRRNKEELIATNTRLDDERALVAAVLDNVAAGVVSVDEQSRVLTCNRAAIKMLQHESPPLGRPVREAWSDPARAQLAELLDQATGNTKRLTRTLRLFLGGQWKTFEVKVRAMLQAKGQVRGRVMVLEDLTELMDAQQRAAWNEAARRVAHEIKNPLTPIRLSAERILKRYQKGDAKLGEAIESGVGMIRHEVDSLRQMVDEFSRFARMRPPHLRPTNVAGLVTETLRLYAGLKRDVEVAGEVDPGTGDAVLDRAQIKQVLINLIDNAMEAIEPPGEIKVSVEKSNGTLKIDVADTGPGIPAEARDKLFMPHFSTKGRGTGLGLSIVHRIISEHHGSVGIEDNQPHGTIFSLEIPQA
- a CDS encoding DUF4390 domain-containing protein encodes the protein MRLVSGLLGLALAFAAQPGDKASIADLSLALEGAEAHLSFHLDITFDDELLSRIQSGLPTGFDFEFKLGKEQRRWWWFDRNYASSRLQVVAMYNAVTRDYLVNYKRNGELVESRTVRDLDELRRAMTRFDRVLAFSLADIETRKRLVVRVRAEVGSKNLFSLIPTTLKTDWAETRKFQIPR
- the smpB gene encoding SsrA-binding protein SmpB; protein product: MPRSTERRLVAENRRARRDYELLEKMEAGIALKGTEVKSIRAGKVQLKDSYVEIRNGDAYLVGAHISPYSHGNLQNHDPERPRRLLLKRREIDRIFGKTTIQGLTCVPLSVYFKGNLIKLEVAIARGKKLYDKRQAEKKKRMDAEAEEAIRGGRR
- a CDS encoding YbjN domain-containing protein, with amino-acid sequence MQFQHSHHEETHNRVGEILGELFDAPYLDEDNAHFYVGYGSTVLEISVEPYGPEETTVEVTAYCVQGVILGENLLLGLLELNHELPIGAFSLVGKDIFFSQSIFGRSIDRKNLLGTIAAVANVSDEYDDRIVETYGGQTALDRIRDTGGRKKRSAAAS